Genomic DNA from Pseudodesulfovibrio senegalensis:
GTTCATGTTGGTGATGGGGTCGGAATAGTGGTTGTCCTGCCCCGCGGAATTGATGATCAGGTCCGGCTTGAAGTCCTCGAGGATGGGCAGCACGATGCGTTCCACGGCCATGAGGTAGCCTTCGTCCGAGGTGTTGGGCGGCAGGGGAATGTTCAGGGTGCGGCCCAGCGCCGACGGCCCGCCCATGTCCTTCGGGAAGCCCGTGCCCGGGAACAGGGTGCGCCCATCCTGATGCAGGGAGATGAACAGGGTGTCCGGGTCATGCCAGTATATGTCCTGCGTGCCGTCGCCGTGGTGGCAGTCCGTGTCCACGATGGCCACGCGTTTGGGCCCGTAATGCTCGCGTATCCATTCGATCATCACGGCTTCGATGTTGATGTTGCAGAACCCGCGCGAGCCGTGCACCACCTTCATGGCGTGGTGTCCGGGCGGGCGCACGATGGCAAAGCTGCGGTCGCGCTCGCCTTCCATGACCAGTTGCGCGGCGCGGATGGCCCCGCCTGCGGAGACGAGGTGCGAGCGGGTGACAACGGACTGGGGTTCCGGAAAACAGAAATGCACGCGCTCCACGTCCTCGATGTCGGCCACCAGCGGTTTGTATTCCGCGATGCCCTCCATGTCGAAAAGCCCTTCCTCGCGCAGTTGGTCCTGCGTGTAGAGCAGGCGTTCCTCGCGTTCCGGGTGCGTGGGCGAGATGGCCCAGTCGAATGCCGGGAAAAAGATGATGCCGAGGGATTTTTCGGATTTGAGCATGGGTATGGTTCCTATGAGGCCATGGTGCGGACCACGCCGGGGCGCACCTGGCTTTTGACGCGAATGTTGCGGCCCACGGTGTCGTAGCCCTTGACCATGTTGAAGGTCGAAGCCTCGGTGACCTGGGCCTTGTCCGGTTCAAGGTACACGCCGAGCTTGTCCAGATGGATGATCAGGTTGTTGACCGCGTCTTCGCGGGCGTTGTCCAGCGTATAGGAAGTGGGGATGTTTTCGCGGTAGGACAGGGACGGGATGAACAGCACGTGCCGTTCCGTGTCCGCAAAGAGTTCCAGTTCCCACGTGGTGCGGGTCAGGGCCGCGCCGATGGCGTTGGCCACCCCGAAGTTGGACGGCACTTCCGTGGACAGCTTGAAGCGCTGGAACATGTGGTCCTTGAGGGCCTGTGCCGGGCCGCCCACAACGTATACCTTGCGCGGGATCACGCGTTTGCCTTCCAGCAGTTCGTGGATGGTGTACACGGGTTTGGAGTTGATGTCGTGGACCAGTTCGCCCGTGGCCTTGTGGATGGCTGTGGCGGCGGCTTCTATGGCGCGCTGTGCCAGCAGGGCGGCGGGCATGGTGTGTTCGGCGGCGAATTGTTCCAGTGCCCGGCGCGAGGCGTTCACGTCGCCCAGCTCGCAGTCCCCGGTCATGTTCAGGGCGTCCGTGAGCGTTGGGTGGGTGCCGCCCATGCAGGCGGACGGGCCGAGCCTGCGGGGTCCCACGCGCACGTCCTCGCCCAGCATGGTGATGGCGGAATCACCGCCCACGCCGATGGAGCGGACCTTGAGCGCGCGCACCAGCGTGGGGTGCGAGCCGATGGCGATGCCGTCGCGCTCCACAAGGGGGGCGCCTCCGGCAAAGACCGCGATGTCCGTGGTGGTGCCGCCGATGTCCAGAATGACCGAATCGTGCACCACGTCGCACAGGGCCACAATGCCCATGACGCTGGCCGCCGGGCCGGAAAAGATGGATTGCACGGGCATGGAACGCGAGGCCTCCAGCGGCATGGTGCCGCCGTCCGCCTTGAGCATGTTCACCCGCACGTGCCCCAGCCCCATGGCGGACAGGGATTCGGAAACCGCGGTGGCGAACTGGTTGTAGACCCGCCAGACCGCGCAGTTGAAATAGGCCGTGGCCAGACGGCGGGGGAAATTGAGCGTGCCGCCCAGTTCGTGGCCCATGGTCACGAAATCCGCGTTTTCGCATTCCGTGTCCGAGTCGCAGCGGCAGATGGTGCGGCGCATGAGGTTTTCGTGGCGCGGGTTGCGGGTGGAGAATTTGCCCACGGACGCAAACACGCGGATGTTGTTTTCGCGGCAGGCGTCCACGGCCCGCTGCACCTGCGACACGGGCAGGGCGCGCACCTCGTTGCCCCGGTGGTCGATGGACCCGTCCAGCACGTGGAAATCGCGGCAGGGCCGGAAGTGGTGCGGATCGATGCCCGGCCCGGCGCTGACCAGCAGGCCCACGTCCTCGGTGCGGCCTTCCACGATGGCGTTGGTGGAAAGGGTGGTGGAAAGGTTGAGCTGGCGCACCCTGGTTCGGTTCACGTCCGCAAGGATGGTCTCAAGGGCCGCGTTCACGGAGGCGAGCAGGTTGTCGTGGTCCGTGGGCACCTTGCACGAAGCGGCCACGTCCACGCGGTCGTTTGTCAAATCCAGAGCCACGGCATCCGTGTGCGTGCCTCCGACGTCGATTCCAAGCAGCATGCGATCTCCCGGTATTTCAATGTGCCAATGCGGTTTTTTACCACCCGGACCATGACAGCGTCCATGCGCAATCCGGCCAACGGCACGATTTCATCGGGGAATGGTCGACGGCTGAGCCGCAAGGAGCAAAAAAGGCCGGAAAAGCGGCGCACGCCATGGCGAGAATGTTCCATGCGCATTGACGAGACAATGCCGGGCATGTATAGGCGGGGAGTGTATTCGTCCGTTTTTTGGGGAATTTGTGCGGACGGAGCTTCAAACAAACATTCCAAGTGGGTCCTTGTGGCACGATTCGATTTGCAACGCATTGTCGCGCTGTCCGTTCTGGCGGTTTGCCTGTGGGCGACAGGCTCGGCCGTTGCCGCGGACAAGCCGTATCCGTTCACCGACCCGTACAAGGCCACTGTTTTCGGCACCCCGCCGGATATCATGTATCCGGTGCAGCCCGTGCCCCGGGTCTCCATGCGCAGCTTCGAGGTGGAATCCCGCCCTGTTCCCGATGTGTTCTGGTATGCGGACGAGTTGGAATATTCCGTTGCCCTGCAGAGAAAGCCCGCCCCGCTCATGTTCCTGATCGCCGGAACCGGCGCGGACCACGACGCGGGCAAGATGCGTTTTTTGCGCGCCCTGTTTTATGAAGCAGGCTATCATGTGGCCTGCCTGAGCTCGCCCACACACTACAATTTCATTGTTAGCGCCTCGCGGCACGCCGCCGCCGGATACGTGCCCCACGACGTGGAAGACCTGTACCGGGTCATGCGCTGGGTGGCTGAAGACGTTCGGGACGATGCCGAAGTGACCGGCTACAGCGTGGCCGGGTACAGCCTCGGCGGCATGCACTCCGCGTTTCTGGCCCGTATGGACAGTGAAGAAAAACACTTCAATTTCGACAAGGTCCTGATGCTCAACCCGGCCGTGAACCTCTACGGCTCTGCATTGCGTTTCGATTCCTGGCTGGACCCGAACAATACGGGCGGCAAGACCGTGATGGAAGTCATGGACGAGTTCTACCGCCAGTTTGCGGAGTTCTACAAGACGCGGGAAATCGAATCGCTGGACAGCGAAGTGCTCTACCAGCTTTCGCAGTATGTGGACGCCTCGGAAGCGGACTTCAAGATTCTCATCGGCACGTCGTTCCGGGTCACGGCCGCATCCATGATTTTCACCTCGGATGTCTGTCTCAGCGCCGGATACGTTGTTCCGTCCGACACCTTCCTGACCACGACCGACCCGTTGCTCCCGTATTTCACGGCCGCTTCCAAGCTGACGTTTGAGCAGTATTTCGAGGAATACCTGTATCCGTACCTGCGGTATCTGGGGCCGCCCATGACCGAAGGCGAGGCCATCTACAACTGCAGCCTCATGAGCATCGAGGAGTACCTGCGGTCGGCAGAGAACATCTACGTGGTGGGCAACCTCGACGATCCCATCCTGAGCGGCGACGAAGTGAAATTTTTGCAGGACGTGTTCGGGGACAAGGCCTATTTCTTTGAACACGGCGGCCACTGCGGCAACATGATGTATGCGCCATATGTACGGCGTATGCTTGAATTCACGGGCGAGGTGCAGCAATGATCAATGCCGTTGTTCGTATCGCCGCGCTCGGTTGCCTGCTGATGACGCTGTGCGCCTGCGTGACCACCAAAGTGGCCCCGGAACTGACGCTGGACGACAGGAGCTTCCGCACGCAGGTGAGCCATGCGCCGTCGCCCGAGGAGATCACCTACGCCACCGAGGATTCCTACATTGGCGTGGACGATCCCCTGCACAAGTTCAACCGCACCATGTACGCGTTCAACTCCCGGTTCGACACCTACGTGTTTCTGCCCGCGGTTTCCGTGTACGAGGCCGTGTTCATCCCGCCCCTGCGCAAGGGTATTTCCAACAGCATCGACAACCTCAACGAGGTGCCCAACTTCGTGAACTCCGTGCTGCAGGCCAAGCCCGAGCGTGCCTTCAAGGTGCTGGGGCGTTTTCTGGTCAACTCCACGCTGGGCGTGCTGGGCCTCTTTGACGTGGCCACGGAGATGGGCATTGACCGGCGCAAGGAAGATTTCGGCCAGACCCTCGGGGTCTGGGGCGTCGACGACGGCCCGTATCTGGTGCTGCCGGTTCTCGGGCCTTCCAACGTGCGCGACACCGCAGGGCTGGTGGGTGACTACTTCATCACCTACTACGAGATGGAAGCCATTTACGACGTTGCGGACGTGGAAGACAGGGACACGGCCCGCAACGTGAACACGGGCGTGCGCGCCCTGAACGCGCGGTCCACCACGCCGTTCCGCTATTATTCCACGGACACGCCGTTCGAGTACGAATTCGTGCGCTTCCTGTACACCAAGAAGCGTGAGCTGGACGTAGAACGCTAGCGGACGGTTTCCCCTTTCCCGTTTTGTTTTTTCGCAGGCAGCCGGACTCTTGGTGTCTTGGCCGTGTTCGCGGTCCGGAGCGGTTGCAAAGCCAAATGAAAAACCCGGCGCGAGCATTGGCTGCGCCGGGCGGAATCGTTTTGAAGCCGCAGCAAGTCCGCGTTTGCCGGGGCGTCGGCTATATGTCGATCTCCACGCCGATGGGGCAGTGGTCCGAACCGAACACGTCCGGCTCGATCCATGCGCGCGTGACCTTGTCCTTCAATTCATCGGAAACAAAGAAATAGTCGATGCGCCATCCCGCGTTGTTCTTGCGGGCGTTGAAGCGGTACGACCACCACGAATAGTGGTGCGGGCCGGGTTCGAACAGGCGGAAGGTATCCACGTATCCGTGCTCGATGAAGGTGTCGATCCATGCGCGTTCAACGGGCAGGAACCCGGAACGGTCCGCATTGGATTTGGGGTTCTTGAGGTCGATTTCCGTGTGCGCGGTGTTGAAGTCGCCGCCCACCACGATGGGCTTGGTCTGCCGCAGCTCTTCGGCGTGGCGCAGGAAGCTGTCGTAAAAGCCCATCTTGTACTCGAGGCGTTCGTCCGACATCTGGCCGTTGGGAAAATAGATGTTGAAGAGGTGGAAATCCGGATATTCCAGATGCAGCACCCGGCCTTCGTCCCGGTATTGCGGGTCGGGCAGGCCCGTGTTCACGGCCAGCGGTTCGGGGTTGGCAAAACAAGCCACGCCCGAATAGCCTTTCTTTTTCTTGGACGAATTCCAGTAGTGGTGGGAAAAGGAGTCCGGCTCGCTGTCCTCTTGGGAAACCTGCGATTTTTCGGCCTTGGTTTCCTGCAGCATGACCACGTCGGCGCCGCAGGCATCCAGCCACGAGCGGAAATCCTTTTTGAGCACGGCCCGGTAGCCGTTGACGTTCCACGAGTAGATGATCATGACCAATCCCCGGGATGCATGGTTCATTCATGAGCAAACGGGGAACCCGCTGCAGCGGATTCCCCGTTCAAAAAAAACGTGTGTGCCGGAAGACCGGCGCAATAGCCCTAGTCTTCGTTGGGGGTGCTGGCCTTGATCATCACCAACGCGGCGATGGTCATGCCCAGACCGAGGAAAAACCAGAAATATCCTTCCATTGCAATAACCTCCCTGTGAACGTGACGCAAAATGCTCCAGAAGTGGACGATACCAGAATCCGCAGGGAATGAAAAGACGGGCGCGCGCGTATTTTTTCCTGTTGAGCCGGAAGCGGAACCGGCCTACAAACGGGCCATGACGCAACAGGACGTGATTATTCTGGGAGCCGGGGCCTCGGGCCTGTATTGCGGTCTGCATGCCGCGCGGCAGGGCCTTTCCGTAACGCTGGTGGACCACGGTCCCAAGCCCGGGCGCAAGGTGCGCATTGCCGGGGGCGGGCGCTGCAACTTCACCAATTTGCACACCTCGGCCGAGCATTTCATCTCCGCCAATCCGCATTTCTGCAAGTCCGCGCTGGCCCGGCATACGCCGTGGGACGTGGTGGCGTTTTTTGCTGAACACGGCATCGGCTATGAGGAAAAGGCGGACGGGCAACTGTTTTCGGATTCAGGCGGCGGCCGTGTGGCGGGCGTGCTGGCCGAGCAATGCCACAGGGCCGGGGCGCGCATTCTCTGCGAACGCAGCATCGATTCCGTGCAGGGAACCGGCCCCTTTATGGTGAAAACGGACCGGGAAACCCTGTGCGCACCGCGGCTGGTGCTGGCCCTTGGCGGCAAAAGCTGGCCGCAGGCCGGGGCTTCAGGTCTGGGTTATGACCTGGCCCGGCAGTTCGGGCTGCAGGTCACGCCCCTGCGGCCCGGGTTGGTTTCTTTGGTGCTGGGCGGCGAGCAGGGCGCATTGTGCAGGCGGCTGGCCGGCGTGGCCCTGCCCGCAACCGTTCATTGCGCCGGGCGGGAATTTGCGGATGATCTTCTGTTTACGCACAAGGGCGTTTCCGGTCCGGCGGTCATGCGCGCCGCATCCCTGTGGACCAAGGGGGCGTCTGTGGTGGTGAACCTGTTGCCCGGCGTTGATCTTGACCGGGACATTCAGGACAACCGGACCCGCAGCCTGATGCTCCGCAACTATCTTCAATCTCTGCTTCCAAAGCGCATGATACTGGAATTGTTGCCAAAAGATTTTTTGGAAACGCCAATCTCACAGATTTCCAACAAACTGCGACAAGATATTTCCCGCCGGATTCATCACTGGGAATTCGTGCCGCAGGCCACGGAAGGGTGGCGCAAGGCCGAGGTGACCGTGGGCGGTGTGGATACCGCGCAGATATCCTCCAAGACCATGGAGGCCAAGGCCGTGCCGGGACTGTATGTGCCGGGCGAGCTGCTGGACGTGACCGGTGATCTTGGCGGACACAACCTGCACTGGGCCTGGGCTTCGGGTCATGCCGCGGCAATGTCCATGGTCTGAGTCCATGTTGCGTGGGCAGCATGCCGAATGACGAAAAAACGGCCCCGAACCGCTGGAATACGGTTTGGGGCCGTTGTCTTTTCGGGCTTTGGGCCGTTTAGAATTTCTCGAAATCCTCGTCGCCCATGTTCAGGTTCAGTCCGCTGTCCTTTTGTGCGGATCGTGTGGGCTGGACCTGTTTTCGGGGTTGCTGCGCGGGCAGGCCGCGAGGTCTGGCCGTCCGGGTTACGGGCTGCGATGAGCGCGCGTAGGTGGCTGCGGCATTGCCCGATCCGTTGTTGCCGATGTTGAAGAAGGCCACCGTGTCCAGCAGTGTGGCCGCTTGTCCCGAGAGTTCCTGTGAGGTGGAAGACATCTCCTCGGCCGCGGAGGCGATCTGCTGGATGACCGAATCAAGTTGCTGCACGGCCCGGTTGACGGTTTCCGCGCCCTGATTCTGCTCATCGGAGGCCGAGGCGATTTCCTGTACCAGCTCGGCGGTCTGCCGGATGTCCGGCAGGATCTTGCCCAGCATTTCCCCGGCACCCTCGGCTACGGCCACGCTGTTTACCGAGAGTTCGCTGATTTCCGCGGCAGCGGTTCCCGAGCGTTCGGCCAGCTTGCGGACTTCGGCGGCAACCACGGCGAATCCCTTGCCGTGCTCTCCGGCCCGTGCTGCCTCGATGGCCGCGTTCAGGGCCAGCAGGTTGGTCTGGCGTGCGATCTCCTCGATCACGGAAATGCGGTCCGCAATGTCGCGCATGGCGGTCACGGTATCCTGCACGGCCTTGCCGCCTTCTTCGGCGTCCCTTGCCGAGCGTATGGCTATTTCCTCGGTCTTTTTTGCATTCTCCGCGCTTTGGGCGATGTTGGTGGCCATCTGCGCCATGGAGGAGGAGACCTCTTCCACGTTGGCGGCCTGTTCCGTGGCCCCCTGCGAAAGGGTTTCGGCCGTGGTTGAAAGCTCCTCGGAGCCGGCGGCCACGTTTTCCACGCCGCCGCGCACGTTCTGCACCACGGCGCGCAGCTTGCCGCCCATGGAATCCAGTGCCAGTGCGAGCCTGCCTATTTCGTCGTTCTGTTGCAGTTCAAGGTTTGCGGTCAGATCCCCGCCGGCAACCTGCTGGGCAAAGTCCACCCCGGCTCCCAGGGGCGCGGCAATGGAGCGCGCAAGGAAGAAGATGACCGCCACCAGCACGACCAGTGCGATCACGCCCAGAACGATGCACAATTTGATGATGAACGTGGACTGGGCCATGACGGTGTCCAGCGGCGCGTTGATGCCCATGAGCCAGTATTCGCCGGAATCGCCGATTTCAAACGGGGCAAAGGAGAACTGGGCCTTCAGGCCGGTGCCCTTGGCAACGCGCACCTCATGATACGGCTGGCCGTTGGTTATTCTGGAGAGCACACGGTCGGCAAAATCGGGATCAGTGACCTCGCCCAGCATTTTGCCCGCCACCTGAGCGGAAGGATGGGTGACGATGAATCCCGACCCGGTCATGATGGTGGCGTATCCTTCTTCATAGGGATGCAGGTTGTTGGTGATTTCCGCCAGCCCCTGCATGGACATGTCTGCCCCGGCAACGCCCACGACGCGGCCGTTGTGCCTGATGGGTACGCAGGCGCTGACCATGGTCATGTCCTTCCCCTTGATGGTGTAGGTCACGGGCGGGGTCAGATAGGGCCGGGCCGTGCGCAGGGGAATGGTGTAGTAATCGCTGGTGGGCGGCGGGTCCGTAAGGCCGGTAATTAT
This window encodes:
- a CDS encoding histone deacetylase, producing the protein MLKSEKSLGIIFFPAFDWAISPTHPEREERLLYTQDQLREEGLFDMEGIAEYKPLVADIEDVERVHFCFPEPQSVVTRSHLVSAGGAIRAAQLVMEGERDRSFAIVRPPGHHAMKVVHGSRGFCNINIEAVMIEWIREHYGPKRVAIVDTDCHHGDGTQDIYWHDPDTLFISLHQDGRTLFPGTGFPKDMGGPSALGRTLNIPLPPNTSDEGYLMAVERIVLPILEDFKPDLIINSAGQDNHYSDPITNMNVSAQGYAKLNSMLNPDIAVLEGGYAIQGALPYLNLGICLAMAGADFSHVREPDYTPEKWKQDARTTAYIEQLCDVLPQIYFNPPPFDGSEKSAQGVIAGDRAIRHKDIFYDTDGITEAQTETLYLCDHCRGLLSCESRSSNNPLCLGVEIPQSACPACRKKGYKLIEDAQIKGAYRYVQLINRLDKEYMRYGF
- a CDS encoding hydantoinase/oxoprolinase family protein, producing the protein MLLGIDVGGTHTDAVALDLTNDRVDVAASCKVPTDHDNLLASVNAALETILADVNRTRVRQLNLSTTLSTNAIVEGRTEDVGLLVSAGPGIDPHHFRPCRDFHVLDGSIDHRGNEVRALPVSQVQRAVDACRENNIRVFASVGKFSTRNPRHENLMRRTICRCDSDTECENADFVTMGHELGGTLNFPRRLATAYFNCAVWRVYNQFATAVSESLSAMGLGHVRVNMLKADGGTMPLEASRSMPVQSIFSGPAASVMGIVALCDVVHDSVILDIGGTTTDIAVFAGGAPLVERDGIAIGSHPTLVRALKVRSIGVGGDSAITMLGEDVRVGPRRLGPSACMGGTHPTLTDALNMTGDCELGDVNASRRALEQFAAEHTMPAALLAQRAIEAAATAIHKATGELVHDINSKPVYTIHELLEGKRVIPRKVYVVGGPAQALKDHMFQRFKLSTEVPSNFGVANAIGAALTRTTWELELFADTERHVLFIPSLSYRENIPTSYTLDNAREDAVNNLIIHLDKLGVYLEPDKAQVTEASTFNMVKGYDTVGRNIRVKSQVRPGVVRTMAS
- a CDS encoding alpha/beta hydrolase fold domain-containing protein, with protein sequence MARFDLQRIVALSVLAVCLWATGSAVAADKPYPFTDPYKATVFGTPPDIMYPVQPVPRVSMRSFEVESRPVPDVFWYADELEYSVALQRKPAPLMFLIAGTGADHDAGKMRFLRALFYEAGYHVACLSSPTHYNFIVSASRHAAAGYVPHDVEDLYRVMRWVAEDVRDDAEVTGYSVAGYSLGGMHSAFLARMDSEEKHFNFDKVLMLNPAVNLYGSALRFDSWLDPNNTGGKTVMEVMDEFYRQFAEFYKTREIESLDSEVLYQLSQYVDASEADFKILIGTSFRVTAASMIFTSDVCLSAGYVVPSDTFLTTTDPLLPYFTAASKLTFEQYFEEYLYPYLRYLGPPMTEGEAIYNCSLMSIEEYLRSAENIYVVGNLDDPILSGDEVKFLQDVFGDKAYFFEHGGHCGNMMYAPYVRRMLEFTGEVQQ
- a CDS encoding MlaA family lipoprotein, which produces MINAVVRIAALGCLLMTLCACVTTKVAPELTLDDRSFRTQVSHAPSPEEITYATEDSYIGVDDPLHKFNRTMYAFNSRFDTYVFLPAVSVYEAVFIPPLRKGISNSIDNLNEVPNFVNSVLQAKPERAFKVLGRFLVNSTLGVLGLFDVATEMGIDRRKEDFGQTLGVWGVDDGPYLVLPVLGPSNVRDTAGLVGDYFITYYEMEAIYDVADVEDRDTARNVNTGVRALNARSTTPFRYYSTDTPFEYEFVRFLYTKKRELDVER
- a CDS encoding exodeoxyribonuclease III — its product is MIIYSWNVNGYRAVLKKDFRSWLDACGADVVMLQETKAEKSQVSQEDSEPDSFSHHYWNSSKKKKGYSGVACFANPEPLAVNTGLPDPQYRDEGRVLHLEYPDFHLFNIYFPNGQMSDERLEYKMGFYDSFLRHAEELRQTKPIVVGGDFNTAHTEIDLKNPKSNADRSGFLPVERAWIDTFIEHGYVDTFRLFEPGPHHYSWWSYRFNARKNNAGWRIDYFFVSDELKDKVTRAWIEPDVFGSDHCPIGVEIDI
- a CDS encoding NAD(P)/FAD-dependent oxidoreductase, which produces MLQKWTIPESAGNEKTGARVFFPVEPEAEPAYKRAMTQQDVIILGAGASGLYCGLHAARQGLSVTLVDHGPKPGRKVRIAGGGRCNFTNLHTSAEHFISANPHFCKSALARHTPWDVVAFFAEHGIGYEEKADGQLFSDSGGGRVAGVLAEQCHRAGARILCERSIDSVQGTGPFMVKTDRETLCAPRLVLALGGKSWPQAGASGLGYDLARQFGLQVTPLRPGLVSLVLGGEQGALCRRLAGVALPATVHCAGREFADDLLFTHKGVSGPAVMRAASLWTKGASVVVNLLPGVDLDRDIQDNRTRSLMLRNYLQSLLPKRMILELLPKDFLETPISQISNKLRQDISRRIHHWEFVPQATEGWRKAEVTVGGVDTAQISSKTMEAKAVPGLYVPGELLDVTGDLGGHNLHWAWASGHAAAMSMV
- a CDS encoding methyl-accepting chemotaxis protein translates to MNLFRNLSLRNKILLPVCLVVAAVLVTTLFILGSRVSEMSAQQALDRTEEMAYRHGMEAKGELNHLLDTASFLSQTMQGYLDQPERPSRAMVMGVMKTLIDSSPELGGVWIGFEANAYDGNDAAFADQPGMLENGRFAPYWISGEESVHIITGLTDPPPTSDYYTIPLRTARPYLTPPVTYTIKGKDMTMVSACVPIRHNGRVVGVAGADMSMQGLAEITNNLHPYEEGYATIMTGSGFIVTHPSAQVAGKMLGEVTDPDFADRVLSRITNGQPYHEVRVAKGTGLKAQFSFAPFEIGDSGEYWLMGINAPLDTVMAQSTFIIKLCIVLGVIALVVLVAVIFFLARSIAAPLGAGVDFAQQVAGGDLTANLELQQNDEIGRLALALDSMGGKLRAVVQNVRGGVENVAAGSEELSTTAETLSQGATEQAANVEEVSSSMAQMATNIAQSAENAKKTEEIAIRSARDAEEGGKAVQDTVTAMRDIADRISVIEEIARQTNLLALNAAIEAARAGEHGKGFAVVAAEVRKLAERSGTAAAEISELSVNSVAVAEGAGEMLGKILPDIRQTAELVQEIASASDEQNQGAETVNRAVQQLDSVIQQIASAAEEMSSTSQELSGQAATLLDTVAFFNIGNNGSGNAAATYARSSQPVTRTARPRGLPAQQPRKQVQPTRSAQKDSGLNLNMGDEDFEKF